One genomic segment of Arachis duranensis cultivar V14167 chromosome 4, aradu.V14167.gnm2.J7QH, whole genome shotgun sequence includes these proteins:
- the LOC107482451 gene encoding oligopeptide transporter 7, whose protein sequence is MEQPSNEITSPLLSGEQSSTEEEETFHENSAIEQVALTVPTTDDPSLPVLTFRMWVLGSLSCVLLSFLNQFFWYRTEPLSITAISAQIAVVPLGQLMASKITKRVFFKGKRWEFTLNPGPFNVKEHVLITIFANSGAGTVYAIHIVTAVKIFYRKHISFFVAFLVIITTQVLGFGWAGIYRRYLVEPAAMWWPANLVQVSLFRALHEKEQRTKGGLTRSQFFIIAFLCSFSYYVFPGYIFQMLTSLSWLCWLFPNNVLAQQLGSGLYGLGIGAIGFDWSTISAYLGSPLASPWFATANVAAGFVFVMYILTPLCYWLNAYNAKTYPIFSDELFTANGSIYNITAIIDSNFHLDIAAYERQGRLHLSTFFAMTYGVGFAALTATIVHVVLFHGRELWEQSRSSFKEKKRDIHTKLMRRYKQVPEWWFVSILIVTIAATVFACEYYNEQLQLPWWGVFLACAIAIFFTLPIGIITAITNQTPGLNIITEYIIGYIYPGYPVANMCFKVYGYISMTQAITFLQDFKLGHYMKIPPRVMFMAQVVGTIIAALVYLTTAWWLMETIPDICQDTSSVWTCPGDTVFYDASVIWGLIGPKRIFGDQGIYSQINWFFLGGAIAPLLVWFAVRAFPQQEWISLINMPVLIGATGMMPPATAVNYTSWIIVGFLSGFVVYRYKPEWWQRHNYVLSGALDAGLAFMGVLLYLCLGLEDISINWSGNDLDGCPLAHCPTAKGVYVPGCPIPF, encoded by the exons ATGGAGCAACCCTCCAACGAGATCACATCCCCTCTCC TCAGCGGGGAGCAATCCTCGACGGAAGAAGAAGAGACTTTTCATGAAAACTCAGCAATAGAACAAGTGGCGCTAACGGTGCCAACCACCGACGACCCTTCCCTCCCGGTTCTCACGTTCCGAATGTGGGTCCTTGGAAGCCTCTCCTGCGTGCTGCTATCATTCCTCAACCAATTCTTTTGGTACCGAACGGAACCCCTCAGCATCACGGCTATCTCGGCGCAGATAGCTGTGGTACCGTTGGGGCAGCTCATGGCTTCCAAGATCACGAAGCGCGTCTTCTTCAAAGGGAAGCGCTGGGAATTCACCTTAAACCCTGGGCCCTTCAACGTGAAGGAGCACGTTCTCATCACTATCTTTGCCAACTCTGGTGCTGGCACTGTCTACGCCATTCATATTGTTACCGCTGTAAAAATCTTTTACCGCAAGCACATCTCCTTCTTTGTTGCCTTCCTTGTCATCATTACCACCCAG GTATTAGGATTCGGATGGGCCGGCATATATAGGAGGTACCTTGTGGAGCCAGCAGCCATGTGGTGGCCAGCGAATTTAGTACAAGTTTCACTCTTCAG GGCACTGCATGAGAAGGAGCAACGAACCAAGGGAGGGTTAACCCGATCGCAATTCTTCATCATAGCTTTTCTATGCAGCTTCTCCTACTATGTTTTCCCAGGCTACATATTCCAAATGTTAACCTCTCTCTCTTGGCTATGCTGGCTATTTCCAAACAACGTGTTGGCCCAACAGCTCGGGTCAGGCCTTTACGGGCTCGGCATTGGTGCCATTGGATTTGACTGGTCTACTATTTCGGCCTACTTGGGAAGCCCACTCGCAAGCCCATGGTTTGCCACTGCCAATGTTGCCGCGGGATTTGTGTTTGTGATGTACATTCTGACTCCATTGTGTTATTGGCTCAATGCCTATAATGCCAAGACGTACCCTATTTTCTCCGACGAACTGTTCACAGCGAATGGATCAATTTACAACATCACAGCCATAATTGATTCCAATTTTCACTTGGACATAGCTGCTTACGAGCGACAAGGACGACTCCACCTCAGCACTTTCTTTGCCATGACTTATGGTGTGGGCTTTGCTGCACTAACTGCTACCATTGTGCATGTTGTTCTCTTCCACGGAAG AGAACTATGGGAACAAAGCAGATCAAGTtttaaggaaaagaaaagggacaTACACACCAAGCTTATGCGGAGGTACAAGCAGGTTCCAGAGTGGTGGTTTGTGTCCATACTCATTGTGACAATTGCTGCCACCGTCTTTGCTTGCGAGTACTACAATGAACAGCTACAACTGCCTTGGTGGGGTGTTTTCCTCGCATGTGCCATTGCAATCTTTTTCACTCTTCCAATTGGGATTATTACAGCAATCACAAATCAG ACGCCGGGGCTGAACATAATTACTGAGTACATCATAGGATATATCTACCCGGGATACCCAGTGGCTAACATGTGTTTCAAGGTTTATGGTTACATCAGCATGACACAAGCCATCACTTTCTTGCAAGACTTTAAGCTCGGTCACTACATGAAGATTCCTCCCAGAGTCATGTTCATGGCACAG GTGGTGGGAACGATCATCGCAGCTCTTGTATATTTGACTACTGCATGGTGGTTAATGGAAACAATCCCAGACATATGTCAAGACACGTCCTCTGTTTGGACTTGTCCAGGCGACACAGTATTTTACGATGCTTCAGTGATTTGGGGTTTGATTGGTCCAAAAAGAATCTTTGGAGACCAAGGAATTTATTCTCAAATAAATTGGTTCTTTTTGGGTGGAGCCATTGCTCCTTTACTCGTATGGTTCGCTGTAAGGGCGTTCCCACAACAGGAGTGGATTAGCCTCATCAACATGCCTGTGTTGATAGGTGCCACGGGGATGATGCCGCCGGCAACGGCGGTGAACTACACAAGTTGGATCATTGTTGGATTTTTGTCCGGATTTGTTGTGTACAGGTACAAGCCAGAATGGTGGCAACGCCACAATTATGTGCTCTCTGGAGCCTTGGATGCAGGCCTTGCATTTATGGGAGTGCTTTTGTATCTTTGCTTAGGATTAGAGGACATTAGTATTAATTGGTCGGGCAACGACCTTGACGGTTGTCCCTTAGCTCACTGTCCGACTGCAAAAGGTGTTTACGTCCCTGGTTGTCCGATCCctttttaa
- the LOC107482346 gene encoding uncharacterized protein LOC107482346 produces the protein MCRSPDYPPFSKDSKHSDPLTITAFYVLVHPSLFEFQDHEPDFLTLLLNPAATTISLRRIRLPNHEFVYASKQNVRATTNVMRFQLFDGKTKLLKGAIRIGEDKCEVIPSILGAEIWVSIATKSAKTVCNNKNMIKKKSKLEDIPEEAELRADDGDNPEIKEAAIHLEMDLEVLRKAMDMVFFFFFTCLI, from the coding sequence ATGTGTAGGTCACCCGATTACCCACCATTTTCAAAGGATTCGAAACATTCAGATCCACTCACAATCACAGCTTTCTATGTTCTCGTTCACCCTTCACTGTTCGAATTCCAAGACCATGAACCCGATTTCCTGACTCTCCTCCTCAATCCAGCAGCTACTACCATTTCTCTCCGTAGGATACGGCTTCCCAATCATGAATTTGTATACGCAAGCAAGCAGAATGTGCGAGCCACGACCAACGTTATGAGGTTTCAACTCTTCGATGGGAAAACCAAGCTCTTGAAAGGGGCTATAAGGATAGGAGAGGACAAGTGCGAGGTGATCCCTTCAATTTTAGGGGCGGAGATTTGGGTTTCTATTGCAACAAAATCTGCTAAGACGGTttgtaacaacaaaaatatgatCAAGAAGAAGTCAAAGTTAGAGGACATTCCAGAGGAGGCAGAGCTTCGTGCTGATGATGGAGATAATCCAGAAATAAAAGAAGCCGCCATACACTTGGAAATGGATTTGGAAGTACTGAGGAAAGCCATGGacatggtttttttttttttttttacatgtcTAATTTGA